In Citrus sinensis cultivar Valencia sweet orange chromosome 4, DVS_A1.0, whole genome shotgun sequence, one DNA window encodes the following:
- the LOC107177910 gene encoding uncharacterized protein LOC107177910, which translates to MFFASIFFPPPVSLSLNIISVGMVVFAASLGYSEIKGKHMKYSKFWNFNSRSIKSAKKKEINISSKIGMLLFYTPSFFAGLASLWLCPFEGFRFRLLTSALTFHFFKRIFEVLFIHKYSGGMVLDSAIVVSLGYVITTTTMIYIQRLSQREELILDQPTIDLKFVGIILFCLGISGNFYHHYLLSRMRRNGEKEYRIPTGGLFDKVVCPHYLFELIEFWGIFFISQTLYAFCNALGVTFYLMGRSYITRTWYLSKFEHFPKHVKALFPYIF; encoded by the exons atGTTTTTCGCTTCAATATTTTTCCCACCACCTGTTTCATTGTCCTTAAATATTATCAGTGTGGGAATGGTTGTATTTGCAGCATCCTTGGGCTATTCAGAAATTAAGGGAAAGCACATGAAATATTCAAAGTTTTGGAACTTCAACTCTAGATCTATAAAATCTGCAAAGAAGAAGGAGATTAATATTTCTAGCAAAATAGGcatgcttttattttatacaccaTCGTTTTTCGCAGGTCTTGCTTCATTATGGCTTTGTCCTTTCGAGGGTTTCAGATTTCGGTTGCTTACTTCGGCTCTaacttttcatttcttcaaaagGATCTTTGAG GTGCTGTTCATTCACAAGTACAGCGGTGGGATGGTTCTTGACTCAGCGATTGTTGTCAGTTTAGGTTATGTCATTACCACAACAACAATGATTTATATTCAACGCCTATCTCAAAGAGAAGAATTAATACTTGATCAACCAACTATCGATTTGAAATTTGTtgggataattttattttgtttgggCATAAGTGGCAATTTCTACCACCATTACCTCCTCTCAAGAATGAGAAGAAATGGTGAAAAAGAGTACAGGATTCCAACCGGTGGTTTATTTGATAAAGTTGTTTGCCCACACTACCTATTTGAGCTGATAGAGTTTTGGggcatctttttcatttctcaaacTCTCTATGCATTTTGTAATGCTTTGGGAGTAACTTTTTACTTGATGGGAAGGAGTTATATCACTCGAACTTGGTACCTTTCCAAGTTTGAGCACTTCCCCAAACATGTCAAGGCTCTCTTTCCATATATTTTCTag